A window from Culex pipiens pallens isolate TS chromosome 3, TS_CPP_V2, whole genome shotgun sequence encodes these proteins:
- the LOC120420947 gene encoding putative tRNA (cytidine(32)/guanosine(34)-2'-O)-methyltransferase 1, with amino-acid sequence MGKTSKDKRDIYYRMAKEEGWRARSAFKLIHLDENFNIFEGVTRAVDLCAAPGSWSQVLSKKLYESRDKDKDDVKIIAVDLQAMAPLPGVTQLQGDITKLSTAQAIIEHFGNDQRAQLVICDGAPDVTGLHDIDEYIQSQLLLAALNITTHVLTIGGTFIAKIFRGHDTTLLYSQLRIFFEKVSIAKPASSRNSSIEAFVVCQQYKPPEGYVPQMINPMEDDVMKIAGETESEVNRSIIPFIVCGDLRGYDSDMSYSLNLNPEKEYEYRDVVQKPLAPAYSEVLERMKTTSLKHDSIKVESDKKKD; translated from the exons atgggCAAAACAAGCAAAGACAAACGAGACATCTATTACCGGATGGCCAAAGAGGAGGGTTGGCGTGCCAGGAGCGCCTTCAAGTTGATCCACCTGGACgagaatttcaatatttttgaag GGGTTACACGTGCCGTTGATTTGTGCGCCGCTCCGGGCAGCTGGAGCCAGGTGCTGTCGAAGAAGCTGTACGAATCCCGTGACAAGGACAAGGACGATGTGAAGATTATCGCCGTCGATTTGCAAGCTATGGCCCCGCTTCCGGGTGTGACCCAACTGCAGGGGGACATCACCAAGCTGAGCACGGCCCAGGCCATCATCGAACACTTTGGCAATGATCAGCGCGCCCAGCTGGTCATTTGCGACGGGGCGCCGGACGTTACGGGGTTGCACGACATCGACGAGTACATCCAGTCGCAGCTGCTGCTGGCCGCCCTCAACATCACGACCCACGTGCTGACCATCGGCGGAACGTTCATAGCGAAGATCTTCCGCGGCCACGACACGACGCTGCTGTACTCGCAGTTGCGAATCTTCTTCGAGAAGGTCTCTATTGCGAAACCGGCCAGCTCGCGCAACTCCAGCATCGAGGCATTTGTTGTGTGCCAGCAGTACAAACCGCCAGAGGGTTACGTCCCGCAGATGATCAACCCGATGGAGGACGACGTGATGAAGATTGCGGGTGAGACGGAATCCGAAGTGAACCGATCGATCATCCCGTTCATCGTTTGCGGAGACCTGCGGGGATACGATTCGGACATGTCGTACAGTTTGAAT CTCAACCCGGAGAAGGAGTACGAATACCGGGATGTGGTGCAGAAGCCGCTGGCGCCGGCGTACAGCGAAGTGCTGGAGCGGATGAAGACCACCTCCTTGAAGCACGACAGCATCAAGGTGGAGTCCGACAAGAAGAAGGATTAG